In the Streptomyces spororaveus genome, GCAGCCCTGGAACAGGGCGCCCGTGCGGGCCGTGGCGACGAGGCCCGTGCCCTGCAGGATCGCCAGCGCGACCGTCAGATAGCGCGTGTACTGAGTGATCTTCGCCGTACCGGACTGGCCCTCTTTCTTGAGGGTCTCCAGCTTCGGGATGACCACGGTCAGCAGCTGCAGAATGATGCTCGCCGTGATGTAGGGCATGATGCCGAGCGCGAAGATCGTGATCTGCAGCAGCGCACCGCCGCTGAACATGTTGACCAGGCCGAACAGCCCATTGCTGCTGCCTGCCTGCTCCACACAGATCTGAACGTTCTTGTAGCTCACGCCGGGTACCGGAATGTGGGACCCGAGCCGGAACAGCACGATGATGCCGAGCGTGAAGAGCAGCTTCTTGCGCAGGTCGGGCGTCTTGAACGCCCGGGCGAACGCGGTGAGCACGGTGCCTCCTGCGACCCCCGCGCTACTGCGTCAGAGGTGACGGTCTGAGGGATCGACGAATACGACAAAGCAAAGGTGCACGCCACCTTACCGGCGAGTGTGCCTTCCGTGGAACGACCGACCGGGGATGCCCCATATGTGAGGCATCCCCGGTCGGGTTTCGAGCTATTCAGCCACTGAAATCGTCTTAGACGAGCTCGGTGACGGTGCCGCCGGCAGCGGCAATCTTCTCCTTGGCGGAGGCGGAGACGGCGTCAACCGAAACCTGCAGCGCCACGGAGATCTCGCCCTGGCCCAGGACCTTGACGAGGCTGTTCTTGCGAACCGCGCCCTTGGCGACCAGGTCGGCCACCGTGACTTCTCCACCCTCGGGGTAGAGAGCGCCGAGCTTGTCCAGGTTCACGACCTGGAACTCGGTGCGGAACGGGTTCTTGAAGCCCTTGAGCTTCGGCAGGCGCATGTGGAGGGGCATCTGCCCACCCTCGAAGCGCTGCGGGATCTGGTAACGGGCCTTCTGGCCCTTCGTACCACGACCGGCCGTCTTACCCTTCGACGCCTCACCACGACCGACACGGGTCTTCGCGGTCTTGGCGCCGGGGGCGGGACGGAGGTTGTGGGCCTTCAGCGGGCTGTTCTCAGCCATGATTAGTCAACCTCCTCAACCGTCACGAGGTGGCGGACGGTGTGAACCATTCCGCGGAACTCGGGGCGGTCCTCCTTGACGACGACGTCGTTCAGGCGCTTGAGCCCGAGCGAACGCAGCGTGTCGCGGTGGTTCTGCTTGCTGCCGATGTACGACTTCGTCTGCGTGATCTTGAGGCGAGCCATTACGCACCCGCCCCAGCACGTGCACGAAGCAGAGCCGCGGGGGCGACGTCCTCGAGGGGCAGACCACGGCGAGCCGCGATCTCCTCGGGACGCTGCAGGCCCTGGAGGGCCGCCACGGTCGCGTGCACGATGTTGATCGCGTTGTCGGAGCCCAGGGACTTCGACAGGATGTCGTGAACGCCGGCGCACTCCAGAACGGCGCGCACCGGGCCACCGGCGATAACACCGGTACCGGGGGAAGCAGGCTTCAGCAGAACGACGCCCGCAGCCTTCTCGCCCTGGATCGGGTGAGGGATGGTGCCCTGGATGCGCGGAACCTTGAAGAAGTTCTTCTTGGCTTCCTCGACACCCTTGGCGATGGCCGCGGGAACTTCCTTGGCCTTGCCGTAACCGACACCTACAGTGCCGTCACCGTCGCCCACCACGACCAGCGCGGTGAAGCTGAAGCGGCGACCACCCTTGACAACCTTGGCGACGCGGTTGATCGCGACAACGCGCTCAACGTAAGCGGTCTTCTCGGCGGCAGGGCCACCGTCGCGACCCTTCCGGTCCCGCCGCTCGCCGCCACCGGCACCGCTTCCGCGGCGCTGGGGTCCAGCCATTGGATTACCTCTCTCTGTTACGTCCGTGAGTCCCGGAACCGGGGCTTAGAACTTCAGCCCGGCTTCGCGGGCGGCGTCAGCCAGAGCGGCAATG is a window encoding:
- the rpsE gene encoding 30S ribosomal protein S5, with amino-acid sequence MAGPQRRGSGAGGGERRDRKGRDGGPAAEKTAYVERVVAINRVAKVVKGGRRFSFTALVVVGDGDGTVGVGYGKAKEVPAAIAKGVEEAKKNFFKVPRIQGTIPHPIQGEKAAGVVLLKPASPGTGVIAGGPVRAVLECAGVHDILSKSLGSDNAINIVHATVAALQGLQRPEEIAARRGLPLEDVAPAALLRARAGAGA
- the rplO gene encoding 50S ribosomal protein L15; its protein translation is MAENSPLKAHNLRPAPGAKTAKTRVGRGEASKGKTAGRGTKGQKARYQIPQRFEGGQMPLHMRLPKLKGFKNPFRTEFQVVNLDKLGALYPEGGEVTVADLVAKGAVRKNSLVKVLGQGEISVALQVSVDAVSASAKEKIAAAGGTVTELV
- the rpmD gene encoding 50S ribosomal protein L30; translated protein: MARLKITQTKSYIGSKQNHRDTLRSLGLKRLNDVVVKEDRPEFRGMVHTVRHLVTVEEVD